A single genomic interval of Oryza sativa Japonica Group chromosome 7, ASM3414082v1 harbors:
- the LOC4342439 gene encoding uncharacterized protein: MASPASDPAIAAPHLEAEEPAVVTVAAAAAEEAVVVAADVEKEGEGEDEEEEEEEGECGFCLFMKGGGCKEAFVAWEECVEAAGKEEGSDMVERCFEVTANLKRCMDAHADYYAPVLRAEQAVNDHADAAIAADKAKEGGEKKLDAVAQEAASAADEKKQQVEEKSSSSSSSPTTTIDERKEKEVVTEKADS, from the coding sequence ATGGCGTCTCCGGCGTCTGATCCCGCCATCGCAGCGCCCCACCTAGAGGCGGAAGAACCCGCCGTCgtaacggtggcggcggcggcggcggaggaggctgtggtggtggcggcggatgtggagaaggagggggaaggggaagatgaggaggaggaggaggaggaaggggagtgTGGGTTCTGCTTGTTCATGAAGGGAGGGGGATGCAAGGAGGCGTTCGTGGCGTGGGAGGagtgcgtggaggcggcggggaaggaggagggctCCGACATGGTGGAGCGCTGCTTCGAGGTCACCGCCAACCTCAAGAGGTGCATGGACGCGCACGCGGACTACTACGCCCCCGTGCTCCGCGCCGAGCAGGCCGTCAAcgaccacgccgacgccgccatcgccgccgacaaGGCAAAGGAAGGCGGGGAGAAGAAGCTAGATGCGGTGGCCCAGGaggccgcgtccgccgccgacgagaagAAACAACAGGTTGAGGagaagtcgtcgtcgtcttcttcctcgccgACCACCACCATTGACGAGAGAAAGGAGAAAGAAGTGGTGACTGAAAAGGCTGATTCCTGA
- the LOC4342440 gene encoding nuclear transcription factor Y subunit A-5, with protein MRSAALSFQDHGHGLQAITGRGGNGGAAAHALPWWAGAGAGAGSQTLLGTGGGEESFCQLSNTIMEDTRILQNHHHQILAAGRQLQQRHHFPAMPPERHHHPPPPAPGSPAMKFPIISGDSDLGKDLKFHESSAPTIAAYSPLQEYQGHFELALGHSMVCTNFCNSEQSYGVYSPYGAQTMAGRMLLPPAIATDVGPIYVNAKQFNGIIRRRLARAKAEREHRVSRSRKPYLHESRHRHAMRRARGSGGRFLNTKNASSAAAAAADAAPVSSGGGDHGASNKSSSASEATRVYDDDDDMGAGGGGDGGDFHHAMGHLRSPAFFPSLAAMMDGGGGGGEGKWATATPHHGCRVDLLKV; from the exons ATGAGAAGT GCAGCTCTGAGCTTCCAAGATCACGGCCATGGGCTTCAGGCGATCACCGGCcgtggcggcaatggcggcgccgccgctcacgCATTGCCATGGTGGgctggagccggagccggagctggATCCCAAACACTGCTTGgaacaggaggaggagaagaatcATTCTGCCAATTAAGCAACACAATCATGGAGGACACCCGAATCCTGcaaaaccaccaccaccagatcctcgccgccggccggcagcTGCAGCAGCGCCACCACTTCCCGGCAATGCCGCCGGAGCGACAccaccaccctcctcctccagctcctgGAAGCCCTGCCATGAAGTTCCCAATCATCTCAG GTGACTCTGATCTTGGCAAAGATCTGAAGTTCCATGAGTCCTCCGCGCCGACCATCGCCGCGTACTCGCCATTGCAGGAGTACCAAGGACACTTTGAGCTAGCCCTTGGCCACTCCATG GTTTGCACCAACTTCTGCAACTCTGAACAAAGCTATGGTGTTTACTCCCCCTATGGAGCTCAAACCATG GCTGGGAggatgctgctgccgccggcgatCGCCACCGACGTGGGTCCGATCTACGTCAACGCGAAGCAGTTCAACGGCATcatccggcggcggctggcgcgcGCCAAGGCGGAGCGGGAGCACCGGGTTTCCCGGAGCCGGAAG CCGTACCTCCACGAgtcgcgccaccgccacgccaTGCGCCGCGCgcggggcagcggcggccgctTCCTCAACACCAAgaacgcctcctccgccgccgccgcggccgccgacgcGGCGCCGGTGAGCTCCGGTGGCGGCGACCACGGGGCGAGCAACAagagctcgtcggcgtcggaggCGACGCGCgtgtacgacgacgacgacgacatgggcgcgggcggcggcggcgacggcggcgacttccACCACGCGATGGGTCACCTCCGCTCGCCGGCGTTCTTCCCGTCGCTGGCCGCGatgatggacggcggcggcggcggcggcgaggggaagtGGGCGACCGCGACGCCTCACCATGGCTGCCGCGTCGACCTCCTCAAGGTGtga